A genomic region of Pecten maximus unplaced genomic scaffold, xPecMax1.1, whole genome shotgun sequence contains the following coding sequences:
- the LOC117320027 gene encoding uncharacterized protein LOC117320027 encodes MSEKESLEEIIDSHPAPPAKEPASNDAFQALGLFTTYLDERLKSLREDIRDEQVLSANSFKRLRKEREVKFKFNGNQKQFEFNTEVLDELELAEKAVQKSDANSTLLSLSKIKTLIHKRNKLIRIADKSSCGWDTVKEYESDELASDSEDEKKIRQAEFRAQRKKRVQKKSTPAAATGGPPGKLYGSQSIGGNHSGAFRGSPQFHQHSRFHRGGTWPQFGGRGRGSPAPTDLCHACGGVGHWRANCPKITDSAGK; translated from the coding sequence ATGTCTGAGAAGGAAAGTTTAGAGGAAATCATTGATTCTCATCCTGCTCCTCCAGCAAAGGAACCAGCCAGCAATGACGCTTTCCAGGCATTAGGCTTATTCACTACTTACCTGGATGAAAGACTAAAAAGTCTCCGTGAAGATATACGAGATGAGCAGGTCCTATCTGCTAATTCTTTCAAACGGTTGAGAAAGGAAAGAGAGGTAAAGTTCAAGTTTAATGGTAACCAGAAGCAATTTGAGTTTAACACAGAAGTGCTTGACGAACTTGAACTAGCAGAGAAAGCTGTTCAGAAAAGTGACGCAAACTCTACTTTGTTAAGCCTGTCGAAAATCAAGACTCTTATTCATAAAAGAAACAAGCTCATTCGTATTGCTGACAAATCTTCATGTGGTTGGGATACCGTGAAGGAGTATGAAAGTGACGAGCTCGCAAGTGATTCCGAAGATGAAAAGAAAATCCGTCAGGCGGAATTTCGGGCACAACGCAAAAAACGAGTCCAAAAGAAATCTACTCCAGCAGCCGCGACTGGTGGACCCCCCGGGAAACTGTATGGCTCTCAAAGTATTGGCGGTAATCATTCTGGTGCTTTTCGTGGCTCCCCTCAGTTTCACCAGCATTCCAGGTTTCATCGCGGAGGGACCTGGCCTCAGTTCGGAGGTAGGGGGCGTGGCAGCCCCGCCCCCACAGACTTGTGCCATGCCTGTGGAGGAGTTGGACATTGGAGAGCAAATTGCCCAAAGATCACGGATTCAGCCGGAAAATGA